A genomic segment from Romeriopsis navalis LEGE 11480 encodes:
- a CDS encoding SdrD B-like domain-containing protein: MQPTQRHSSRWWRRIAATTLASSLGILSFPLSGVSQTAPNEPPTDLSNTASFGYTAPGGLTIDARTNEIVQPLIDPFGVITGCNGELLPNYNGFNVSVHETDASGLNIGALVPLTQTELPDNPNNAIPRGLAPNGTNANPYFVQNDGRYSFLLDQGRGQLAIGRNYLIIINPPQGSIYAQRRVRITITGQTGNIVSYVATAVDGRPLSSTDGQNAINGDIRIANAEATGLSLAVLNFSIGTCDAQEVKITKSGDRANAEPGDTVIYRLSIRNLSSTTLTNLSVADILPQGFRFVNGSARAEIAGQAVTITTNENGQNITFQTAGASLASGVNNQTQVLNIAYAAQLTPDAIRGTGQNIASVFGQRADNAQRVQDGPATHKMRVRSSLITDCGTIIGRVFHDKNFDGEQQAGEPGIPNAVVILDDGNRITTDKNGLYSVANVLAGQRTAVLDATSVRGYTLAPNKFVRERNSQSRLVNLSPGGLQRMNFAVTPAAKEEQPCNCN, from the coding sequence ATGCAACCAACCCAACGTCACAGTTCACGTTGGTGGCGACGGATTGCAGCCACAACACTCGCTAGCAGCTTAGGCATTCTAAGCTTTCCGCTATCCGGTGTGAGCCAGACTGCACCCAACGAACCACCCACGGACCTTAGCAATACCGCATCCTTTGGCTATACCGCACCCGGCGGTCTAACGATCGATGCCCGCACCAATGAAATCGTCCAACCCTTAATTGACCCATTTGGCGTCATTACTGGTTGTAATGGCGAACTGCTGCCCAACTATAACGGCTTTAACGTCAGCGTTCACGAGACGGATGCCAGTGGTCTGAATATCGGCGCACTCGTGCCTTTGACCCAAACCGAGCTGCCGGATAATCCCAATAATGCGATTCCGCGAGGCCTCGCCCCCAACGGCACGAACGCCAACCCCTACTTTGTCCAAAATGATGGCCGCTATAGCTTCCTCTTAGACCAAGGTCGCGGACAATTGGCGATCGGGCGCAATTACCTGATCATCATCAATCCGCCGCAGGGCAGCATCTATGCCCAACGCCGGGTACGGATTACGATCACGGGCCAAACCGGCAATATCGTGTCTTACGTCGCAACGGCGGTTGATGGTCGGCCACTGAGTTCCACCGATGGCCAAAACGCAATTAATGGTGATATTCGGATTGCCAACGCTGAGGCCACCGGTCTATCCCTCGCCGTCCTCAACTTCAGCATCGGCACCTGCGATGCGCAGGAAGTGAAGATTACCAAGTCGGGCGATCGAGCCAACGCAGAACCCGGCGATACGGTGATTTACCGGCTCTCGATTCGTAATCTATCGAGCACAACCCTGACAAATCTATCCGTCGCAGACATTCTCCCGCAGGGCTTCCGATTCGTTAATGGTTCGGCTCGGGCCGAGATTGCGGGTCAGGCAGTCACGATCACGACCAATGAAAACGGTCAAAACATTACGTTTCAAACAGCCGGCGCATCCCTCGCCTCGGGCGTAAATAACCAAACGCAAGTGCTCAATATCGCCTACGCGGCACAGCTCACACCGGATGCCATTCGCGGCACGGGCCAAAACATTGCCAGCGTCTTTGGTCAACGCGCCGATAACGCCCAACGCGTTCAAGACGGCCCAGCTACGCACAAAATGCGAGTGCGATCGAGCCTGATTACCGACTGCGGCACAATCATCGGGCGTGTCTTCCACGACAAGAACTTCGACGGTGAGCAACAAGCCGGCGAACCTGGCATCCCGAATGCCGTGGTGATTTTGGATGACGGCAATCGCATCACCACCGATAAAAACGGTCTCTACTCAGTAGCCAATGTCCTCGCGGGGCAACGCACCGCTGTCCTCGATGCGACATCAGTGCGCGGCTACACCCTCGCACCGAACAAGTTCGTCAGGGAACGTAACAGCCAATCTCGTCTCGTCAACTTGTCCCCCGGTGGCCTACAGCGAATGAACTTCGCAGTCACACCAGCAGCGAAGGAGGAGCAACCATGCAATTGCAACTAA
- a CDS encoding TonB-dependent receptor codes for MQLQLKRPKSAHFSLKLLAATSLLIASSSVTVKAQVVNPKSASKSSSTITEVKQIEAKVANPTATNQAADGPTVADQIAPNPKTKAQALTPSIAQPESVPTMVSQSSTGESINIVAPTSSTVTTTEVGAEVECDCQLKLKVSSPSDDAVLDAPAGIIIMQYKQGKTVELRVNGELVNANQIGKTETDSQRKRVTQTWYGVPLKPGMNTLTATAADGETDTITVEVRDTPKQLSLATVQSRVPADGQSIVDIKGQVLDAQGNLAKDELIVTLASNGGEFVGDDADKLLNGFQTVAKDGQFTAQLRTDVAPKEVQIRAAANGMEAFTRVAFETNLRPSIATGSINLRLGGRGNDYYGSLRDFLPANNDNGFTADLSARVFAMGRVGDWLMTGALNSNDNLNKSCDDTNRLFRTEEPCDTEYPTYGDASESTILTPSIDSVYFKLEKNASFAPGLRDYVMWGDYRTKEFATKSQQFTAMTRELHGFKGNYYFGPLQVSALFANNIQGFQRDTLVPDGTSGFYFLSQRQLIEGSESVFLEVEELNRPGTVIERVQLFRGPDYTVDYDRGTLRFDKPVLRTDVSRTGEPLVRRIVSTYQFENDGSSNRLYGGRARYHFSKVRDREAWIGATYMRENQGARNFELYGADAYLGLGENASIIAEFAKSNNDSEFRGGIGGNAVRIEAGGQLTPNLDARAYYRQADSGFANNATVSFVPGQTRYGAQASAKVGDQTTLRAQVDHELNRGIAPQPINNLVDLFNPGQEATPGTAVDNSLTTLSAGILQKIGNADLSLDWFYRNREDRLTPGVLDGSSNQLRSRLNVPLNSRVDLIAQNETTLSGNTDPIYNDRTLLGLDWRVMDGVNLQVAQQFFHRGQFAGRQITSVNVTGDYNLTPSTMLRSRYTLFGGADDMTMQGAIGVQQDIKLSDNFKFDLGYERVFGNLFGSTATGTQFLQPFAVGQSASALGVAAGDVYRIGMNYVDGDRFQAAARYERRNSSLGNNQVISANAKGKINKSVSALVKFAQANAANQTINGLQDTMTVKAGLAYRNPENDKFTALMRYEYRRNPGSIPDSIFLGNGTGYHQHLVGMEALYVPNWRWEFFGRLALRSSTSYLASDLVGTSTVTLAQARASYRFADAWDITGEARWLNQSSASYGETGFSAELGYYITPNLRVAGGYSFGRAVDRNFSDGDRSVGGAYLNVSVKLNDLFQGFGQQDWPQPAAAPIPTAASEQPPATGNLPPANSSTETAPANPETGLTPPNNGSTAEPATGVPPIDPTGQPDRDSKSIELNPRRLPQLQQQPLGKPSTAIPAIKQGTEVAPAQTPSKQQVQSQQIESQSPPEEQQQTPVTLPQLW; via the coding sequence ATGCAATTGCAACTAAAGCGGCCTAAATCGGCACATTTCAGCTTAAAGCTGCTGGCGGCAACATCCTTATTGATTGCCAGTTCCAGCGTTACCGTCAAGGCCCAAGTCGTCAATCCAAAATCTGCCAGTAAAAGCAGCTCGACGATTACGGAAGTCAAGCAAATTGAGGCCAAAGTTGCGAACCCAACCGCAACGAATCAGGCGGCCGATGGCCCGACCGTCGCTGACCAAATAGCACCGAACCCCAAAACTAAGGCACAGGCGTTAACCCCATCCATTGCGCAACCGGAATCGGTGCCGACAATGGTCAGCCAATCAAGCACAGGCGAGTCGATCAACATAGTTGCGCCCACTAGCAGCACTGTCACAACTACGGAGGTTGGTGCAGAAGTCGAGTGTGACTGTCAGCTCAAGCTCAAGGTTTCCAGCCCCAGTGATGATGCCGTCCTAGATGCACCCGCTGGCATCATCATCATGCAGTACAAGCAGGGGAAAACCGTTGAACTACGAGTGAATGGGGAACTGGTCAATGCCAATCAAATTGGTAAAACCGAAACCGACAGCCAACGCAAACGCGTCACCCAAACTTGGTACGGTGTGCCATTAAAGCCAGGGATGAATACCCTGACGGCAACAGCGGCAGACGGCGAGACGGATACGATTACCGTGGAAGTGCGCGACACGCCGAAGCAGCTTTCCCTCGCGACCGTGCAATCCCGCGTACCCGCCGATGGGCAGTCGATCGTTGATATCAAGGGACAAGTCCTCGATGCTCAAGGCAACTTGGCCAAAGACGAACTGATCGTAACCCTGGCCTCGAATGGCGGCGAATTCGTCGGTGACGATGCCGACAAGTTACTCAACGGCTTCCAAACCGTTGCCAAAGACGGTCAATTTACGGCTCAACTGCGCACCGATGTCGCACCGAAGGAAGTGCAGATCCGAGCCGCTGCCAATGGCATGGAAGCCTTCACCCGCGTCGCGTTTGAAACGAATCTGCGGCCCTCGATCGCCACCGGTTCGATCAACCTGCGCCTCGGGGGACGGGGCAATGACTACTACGGCAGTCTGCGTGACTTTCTACCGGCTAACAACGACAACGGCTTTACCGCTGACCTAAGTGCGCGGGTCTTCGCCATGGGGCGTGTCGGTGACTGGCTGATGACTGGGGCACTCAACAGCAACGATAATCTGAACAAAAGTTGCGATGATACCAATCGCCTCTTTCGCACCGAAGAACCCTGCGATACCGAGTATCCGACCTATGGTGACGCATCGGAATCGACCATTCTGACCCCATCGATCGACAGCGTTTACTTCAAGCTGGAAAAGAACGCCAGCTTCGCACCGGGGTTACGCGATTATGTGATGTGGGGCGACTATCGCACTAAAGAGTTTGCCACCAAGTCGCAGCAATTCACCGCAATGACCCGCGAGTTGCACGGCTTCAAAGGTAACTACTACTTTGGGCCCCTACAAGTCTCGGCGTTGTTTGCCAACAATATCCAAGGTTTCCAGCGTGATACTTTGGTGCCCGACGGCACGAGCGGATTTTACTTCCTCTCGCAGCGTCAACTGATTGAGGGCAGTGAAAGCGTATTCCTGGAAGTCGAGGAACTCAACCGCCCCGGCACAGTAATTGAGCGCGTCCAACTATTCCGGGGTCCCGACTATACCGTAGACTACGATCGTGGCACATTGCGGTTCGACAAACCGGTTTTGCGCACCGATGTCAGTCGCACGGGCGAACCCCTGGTCCGCCGCATCGTCTCAACTTACCAGTTTGAAAACGACGGTTCGAGCAATCGTCTGTATGGCGGTCGCGCCCGCTATCACTTCTCAAAAGTCCGCGATCGGGAAGCCTGGATTGGCGCAACTTACATGCGTGAAAATCAAGGCGCACGCAACTTTGAACTCTACGGCGCGGATGCCTATCTCGGCCTCGGCGAAAACGCCAGCATCATCGCGGAATTTGCCAAGTCAAATAATGACTCCGAATTCCGGGGCGGGATTGGCGGCAATGCGGTCCGCATCGAAGCCGGTGGGCAGTTGACCCCCAACTTGGACGCACGAGCCTATTACCGTCAGGCCGACAGCGGCTTTGCGAACAACGCAACAGTTAGCTTCGTCCCTGGACAAACCCGCTATGGGGCGCAAGCCAGTGCCAAAGTCGGTGACCAAACCACCCTGCGCGCACAGGTCGATCACGAGTTAAATCGCGGCATCGCCCCACAGCCAATTAATAATCTTGTGGACTTGTTTAATCCAGGTCAGGAAGCGACACCGGGAACGGCGGTTGATAACTCGCTGACAACGCTATCCGCTGGGATTCTCCAAAAGATTGGCAACGCGGATCTGTCCCTCGACTGGTTCTATCGCAACCGTGAGGATCGCCTCACACCCGGTGTACTGGATGGCAGCTCGAACCAACTGCGATCGCGGCTGAACGTCCCCTTAAACAGCCGGGTTGACTTGATTGCCCAGAACGAAACAACCCTGTCGGGCAACACAGACCCGATTTACAACGATCGCACACTCCTCGGACTCGACTGGCGGGTAATGGACGGTGTCAACCTCCAGGTCGCGCAGCAGTTCTTCCACCGGGGCCAATTTGCCGGTCGGCAGATTACCAGCGTCAATGTCACGGGTGACTATAACCTCACCCCCAGCACAATGCTGCGATCGCGCTACACCTTATTCGGTGGCGCTGACGATATGACCATGCAGGGGGCGATCGGCGTACAGCAAGATATCAAGCTCTCCGACAACTTCAAGTTTGACTTGGGGTATGAACGCGTCTTCGGCAACTTATTTGGCTCCACCGCCACCGGCACCCAGTTCTTACAGCCCTTTGCTGTGGGGCAAAGCGCTTCGGCCCTGGGCGTGGCGGCGGGCGATGTCTATCGCATTGGCATGAACTATGTCGATGGCGATCGCTTCCAGGCAGCGGCACGTTACGAACGGCGCAACTCATCCCTGGGCAATAACCAAGTGATTAGCGCCAACGCCAAAGGCAAAATCAATAAAAGCGTCAGTGCCCTGGTGAAGTTTGCGCAAGCCAATGCCGCCAACCAAACCATCAACGGTTTGCAGGATACGATGACGGTGAAAGCCGGTCTCGCTTACCGCAATCCGGAGAACGACAAGTTCACCGCGTTAATGCGTTACGAATACCGCCGCAATCCTGGCAGCATTCCCGATAGCATTTTCCTCGGTAATGGCACCGGCTATCACCAACATCTCGTCGGCATGGAAGCACTCTACGTGCCAAACTGGCGCTGGGAATTCTTCGGTCGCTTGGCCCTGCGCAGTAGTACGTCCTACTTAGCCAGCGATTTAGTTGGAACAAGTACTGTAACCTTAGCCCAAGCCCGCGCTAGTTATCGTTTTGCCGACGCTTGGGATATTACCGGCGAAGCTCGCTGGTTGAATCAATCGAGTGCGAGCTACGGTGAAACCGGATTTTCAGCAGAGCTTGGCTACTACATCACCCCTAACCTACGGGTTGCTGGTGGTTATAGCTTTGGCCGCGCGGTGGACCGTAACTTTAGTGATGGCGATCGCAGCGTTGGCGGCGCCTACTTGAATGTCTCCGTAAAGCTCAATGATTTGTTCCAAGGCTTTGGTCAGCAAGACTGGCCTCAACCCGCCGCCGCACCAATCCCCACAGCGGCATCCGAGCAGCCGCCCGCTACAGGTAACTTACCGCCAGCGAATTCATCGACGGAAACAGCCCCAGCGAATCCCGAGACTGGACTAACGCCGCCCAACAACGGATCGACGGCAGAACCCGCAACCGGTGTCCCACCGATCGACCCAACGGGGCAACCCGATCGTGATTCCAAGTCGATTGAGTTGAATCCACGGCGATTACCACAGCTACAACAACAGCCACTTGGCAAGCCATCGACGGCTATCCCAGCGATCAAACAAGGGACCGAAGTCGCACCGGCTCAAACGCCAAGCAAGCAGCAGGTTCAGTCGCAGCAAATCGAGTCACAGTCACCACCGGAAGAGCAGCAGCAGACTCCAGTGACACTACCGCAGCTCTGGTAA